The following proteins come from a genomic window of Enterobacter chengduensis:
- a CDS encoding beta-ketoacyl synthase N-terminal-like domain-containing protein, which translates to MMTTTTYVANVVGMGWTTASGDRIEDVFQTLLEKQTGIAPAPSDRSLRTDLAAMLPGEWPAEMREKLIGLTKRTARRALEDSGAAEPVPEERRFLIVGTSLGFRLDSEAFWREPLDGWVNEVAESLGMEGIALSTACSSGSDALLLGAHLIATGQADLCVCGGADILTDSKRLAHSALGTLSLSTLKSFDATHEGTILGEGAGFLVLQREGGSAPRVLARLVGAGASNDAAGLTAPDEQGNGIRLALQRVLTQAGLEPGDIALINAHGSGTLTNDRVESNAYNQFFTHRPWVFATKGNFGHTLGATGALEAIALIHSLNAGTIPPVYELKKPIEGLRFNLPAAQPQPLTGKTGLSMTIGFGGFNTCLIFTVM; encoded by the coding sequence ATGATGACTACTACAACGTATGTCGCCAATGTTGTCGGCATGGGATGGACAACTGCGTCTGGCGATCGTATCGAGGATGTTTTCCAGACCTTACTGGAAAAACAAACCGGTATTGCGCCTGCGCCATCGGATCGAAGCTTGCGTACCGATCTGGCCGCCATGCTGCCGGGTGAATGGCCTGCCGAAATGCGCGAAAAATTGATTGGGCTGACGAAACGCACGGCCCGCCGGGCGCTCGAGGATTCGGGGGCAGCAGAACCTGTGCCGGAGGAGCGACGCTTTTTAATTGTCGGAACCAGTCTGGGATTCCGCCTCGACAGCGAGGCGTTTTGGCGGGAGCCTCTCGACGGCTGGGTCAACGAGGTGGCGGAGTCGCTGGGAATGGAAGGAATAGCCCTCTCTACCGCCTGTTCCTCGGGCTCGGATGCTCTTCTTTTGGGGGCGCATTTAATTGCGACGGGGCAAGCCGATCTGTGCGTATGCGGCGGTGCCGATATTCTTACTGATTCAAAACGTCTGGCCCATAGCGCATTAGGCACGCTCTCACTTTCTACCCTGAAATCGTTCGATGCTACACACGAAGGAACTATTCTCGGAGAAGGGGCCGGTTTTCTGGTGCTGCAACGAGAAGGCGGCTCTGCACCACGCGTGCTGGCAAGGCTTGTCGGTGCTGGTGCGTCTAACGATGCGGCAGGCTTGACCGCGCCGGATGAGCAAGGCAATGGCATCCGCCTGGCACTGCAGCGTGTCCTGACGCAGGCGGGACTTGAGCCTGGCGATATTGCGCTGATTAATGCGCACGGTTCGGGCACCCTGACCAACGATCGGGTTGAAAGCAATGCCTATAACCAGTTTTTCACACATCGTCCCTGGGTCTTCGCGACGAAGGGCAATTTTGGCCATACCCTGGGGGCGACAGGGGCGCTGGAAGCCATCGCGCTCATTCATAGCCTCAATGCGGGCACGATCCCTCCGGTCTATGAACTGAAAAAGCCAATTGAAGGCCTGCGTTTTAATTTACCTGCCGCGCAGCCTCAGCCCTTAACGGGAAAGACGGGATTAAGCATGACGATTGGGTTTGGTGGTTTCAACACCTGCCTGATATTTACCGTAATGTAA
- a CDS encoding class I adenylate-forming enzyme family protein: MLTRAEECAAFVPYEPAGLFSPVQATSAVGTSGTEGESYQYYVDYWQRQSLEPGRVVLIAMPNCPDLMYMFFAVLNSGFVPALIPPLTPAERILQMLEDFAAGALVRTPVQPGRWQELGVSEAEPLGRWQVGKCRDGGPVQTQPGQVVIATSGTSSSFSSGCVHHFDSLRRNALRHAKSIGMSASDRVLISLPMCYSTALVAQMIAALETGCEIVISGPPFSVPHYLDDLQRYGVTLSSLTPVLLRQLNAWETTLPPGLNKLTIGGDLAAPNEVEAFLVRQPWLELYLTYGISEAGPRVSTCPAHLLGRGYYASAGRPIDQTEVRILPGADGQDGQGELLISSDTLLVKRIGRGNRQTFIELDGKRWLRTGDIFFQDADGFLFFKGRISDFIVIRDEKVNIGAVKQLCREIKGVMTCKTHIVNEGDQIAGFDIVLTCDESVINETNCQQHSASLLKKLKRHERPRNINFVYCGAASLTQYK, from the coding sequence ATGTTAACGCGAGCAGAAGAATGTGCCGCATTTGTTCCCTATGAGCCTGCCGGTTTATTTTCTCCGGTGCAGGCAACGTCTGCGGTGGGGACCAGCGGCACTGAAGGAGAGAGTTATCAATACTATGTCGATTACTGGCAGCGGCAGAGTCTGGAACCCGGTCGGGTGGTGCTGATAGCGATGCCGAACTGCCCGGACTTGATGTATATGTTCTTTGCTGTCCTCAACAGCGGCTTTGTGCCTGCGCTGATCCCGCCGCTCACGCCAGCAGAACGCATCCTGCAGATGCTTGAGGACTTTGCGGCGGGGGCGCTGGTGCGTACGCCGGTTCAGCCAGGACGATGGCAGGAGCTGGGCGTAAGCGAAGCCGAACCCCTCGGGCGTTGGCAGGTGGGAAAATGCCGTGATGGCGGACCCGTACAGACACAGCCGGGGCAGGTCGTGATAGCCACGTCCGGCACGTCGTCGTCGTTCAGCAGCGGCTGTGTCCATCATTTTGATTCGCTGCGGCGTAACGCGCTGCGCCATGCCAAAAGTATCGGCATGAGCGCCAGCGACAGGGTATTGATCAGTTTGCCGATGTGCTATTCCACCGCGCTGGTTGCCCAGATGATTGCTGCCCTGGAGACGGGCTGCGAAATTGTTATTAGTGGACCTCCGTTTTCTGTCCCCCATTATCTGGATGATTTACAGCGATACGGCGTGACCCTCAGTTCGCTTACTCCGGTCTTGCTGCGACAGTTGAACGCCTGGGAAACAACGCTTCCGCCGGGGTTAAATAAACTGACGATTGGGGGCGATCTGGCTGCGCCGAATGAGGTGGAAGCCTTTTTAGTCCGACAGCCATGGCTTGAGTTATATCTGACTTATGGCATCAGTGAGGCCGGACCGCGGGTGTCGACTTGCCCGGCTCATCTGCTGGGGAGAGGATATTATGCGTCAGCCGGACGTCCTATTGACCAGACGGAAGTGCGTATCCTGCCAGGTGCAGACGGCCAGGACGGGCAGGGAGAGTTGCTCATTAGTTCTGATACGCTCCTCGTCAAGCGCATTGGGCGCGGTAACCGACAAACGTTCATTGAGCTTGATGGCAAACGCTGGCTTCGCACCGGAGACATCTTCTTCCAGGACGCGGATGGGTTCCTGTTTTTCAAAGGCAGAATCAGTGATTTCATTGTCATCAGGGACGAGAAAGTCAATATCGGCGCCGTTAAGCAGCTGTGCCGGGAAATAAAAGGGGTGATGACCTGCAAGACCCACATTGTCAATGAAGGGGATCAAATTGCGGGGTTCGATATTGTTTTGACCTGCGATGAATCAGTGATCAATGAAACCAATTGCCAGCAGCACAGTGCCAGCCTGTTGAAAAAGCTCAAACGCCACGAGCGGCCGCGTAATATAAACTTTGTTTATTGCGGCGCGGCTTCCTTAACACAATATAAGTAA
- a CDS encoding acyl carrier protein yields the protein MKLDMPVIVDRIKEIIADRIGLDVEREDIADETGLASMVGMDSIGFVELRFQCEEEFNIKVEDKEFSPANFYSCQTLSRFIMNKLGA from the coding sequence ATGAAACTGGATATGCCTGTAATTGTCGATCGTATTAAAGAAATTATCGCCGACCGTATTGGTCTGGACGTCGAGCGCGAAGATATTGCTGACGAGACCGGTCTCGCCTCAATGGTAGGAATGGATTCTATTGGATTTGTAGAATTACGCTTCCAGTGTGAGGAAGAATTTAATATTAAAGTTGAAGATAAAGAGTTTTCGCCCGCGAATTTTTATTCGTGCCAAACCCTTTCGCGTTTCATTATGAATAAGCTTGGAGCCTGA
- a CDS encoding cation:proton antiporter, which produces MFIIQLSVIVFACYVVGKLMEQIGQTQVIGHIAAGVLLGPTFFPGIMSVFSFQTSLFSQESLTTIDKLANLGMILLMFDIGLSHFHGHNHGRRKQTIAALKIALLGMLLPFIGGLLAGNSVHAELAPQTDRLLFNIFMGTALAVSALPVIVRIIEDLKMLHLAIIPPVITAAILTDVAGWGILALDSVFAAVEGKSDSLWSYVVVVTAALVLYGLVTGKVVVPLLNRYAHKPEMRFPAIIFWILVSAWGAEYLHLHSGFGALLAGSMFARIPGLAKQWHASMNGFMHYLLLPVLFVSAGLKTHFDFSMATQDIAWIIGFTLLAFITKFSGALLGARISGYTLREASMIGALMNTRGLMELVVLSIGLELHLISQRVYSIMVIVALVVTATTPPILRWLNKESSSAVVNKTLENIKG; this is translated from the coding sequence ATGTTTATTATTCAGCTTTCGGTAATTGTTTTTGCCTGCTATGTCGTGGGCAAACTTATGGAGCAGATAGGTCAGACACAGGTTATTGGCCATATTGCTGCAGGCGTTTTATTGGGACCGACTTTCTTTCCCGGGATAATGTCTGTGTTCTCATTTCAAACGTCTTTATTTAGCCAGGAGTCGCTGACAACCATTGATAAGCTGGCGAATCTGGGCATGATTTTGCTCATGTTCGATATTGGGTTGTCGCATTTCCATGGTCATAATCATGGCCGTCGTAAGCAGACTATCGCTGCGTTAAAAATAGCGTTACTGGGCATGCTGCTCCCGTTTATCGGTGGCCTGTTAGCGGGGAATTCGGTCCATGCTGAACTGGCGCCACAAACCGATCGTCTTTTATTTAATATCTTTATGGGAACGGCGCTGGCGGTATCCGCTCTGCCGGTCATTGTGCGAATCATTGAAGATTTAAAAATGCTTCACCTGGCCATCATTCCCCCCGTCATTACCGCTGCCATTCTTACCGATGTGGCCGGCTGGGGGATTTTGGCCCTGGACAGCGTTTTTGCTGCGGTTGAAGGAAAATCTGATTCGCTGTGGTCGTATGTCGTGGTCGTGACCGCAGCCCTGGTACTTTATGGGTTGGTGACCGGCAAAGTCGTTGTTCCCCTGCTTAATCGGTATGCGCACAAGCCGGAGATGAGATTTCCGGCGATCATTTTTTGGATTTTGGTCAGCGCGTGGGGAGCGGAGTACCTTCACCTGCACAGTGGTTTCGGTGCCTTGCTGGCGGGCAGCATGTTTGCGCGGATCCCCGGGTTAGCGAAGCAATGGCATGCGAGCATGAACGGTTTCATGCACTATCTTTTACTTCCCGTGTTGTTTGTCAGTGCCGGTCTGAAAACGCATTTCGACTTCAGTATGGCAACGCAGGATATTGCCTGGATAATCGGTTTCACCTTACTGGCATTTATCACCAAATTCAGTGGTGCTCTGCTCGGGGCGCGTATTTCAGGCTATACGCTTCGTGAAGCCTCCATGATTGGCGCGCTCATGAATACGCGTGGCCTGATGGAGCTGGTTGTGCTGTCTATCGGGCTCGAATTGCATCTAATTTCACAACGCGTCTACTCCATTATGGTCATCGTGGCGCTCGTGGTAACGGCAACCACGCCGCCAATATTACGTTGGTTAAATAAAGAATCATCTTCCGCTGTAGTAAATAAAACACTTGAAAACATTAAAGGGTAA
- a CDS encoding MFS transporter, with product MSDIAQENAVSPLFIWFASIAAGTAMANNYILQPVLPAIAASLQLPLFYTGFIAASMQIGYMLGILFLVPLGDSVNRKKLIICQFILLSLALFAASLTRQPLLLFSAGIVTGAMATSAVQLNALGFHVTPKGATVGLITMGISAGILLARLVGGSLSDALGWRGMLAIVAAVMATMALLSFRCLPDVKPARETGYLSVMAQLPGLLRNVRLIESAVTGEAWFFVFSLLWVTIMLHLQRPPLRLPAGTVGLFGLAGIVGLVLANYAGKLADRFGCRSVIFGGMVFVVVGIAILFLFPASLPGITLGIILFDLGCFAAQVANQTRVLGLHPDKRSSLYALYMFFYYALGAAGSVTGPWVYERWDWQGICLLSLVMVMIAMITTAIGHFNENSVTHVSN from the coding sequence ATGAGTGATATCGCACAAGAAAATGCGGTTTCGCCGTTATTTATCTGGTTCGCCAGCATCGCGGCCGGTACGGCTATGGCAAATAACTATATTCTCCAGCCCGTATTGCCCGCTATCGCAGCATCTTTGCAGCTGCCTCTGTTTTATACCGGCTTCATCGCGGCGAGCATGCAAATAGGTTATATGCTGGGAATACTGTTTCTTGTTCCGCTTGGAGACAGCGTTAACCGTAAGAAACTGATTATTTGTCAGTTTATTCTCCTCTCACTTGCGCTCTTCGCCGCTTCACTGACCCGTCAGCCGTTGCTCCTTTTTAGCGCAGGGATCGTGACAGGCGCCATGGCGACAAGCGCAGTGCAGCTGAATGCGCTTGGATTTCACGTTACGCCAAAAGGCGCTACGGTCGGACTGATCACGATGGGCATTTCGGCAGGAATACTGCTCGCGAGGCTAGTGGGCGGCAGTCTGTCCGATGCGCTTGGCTGGCGAGGAATGCTGGCCATCGTCGCAGCCGTTATGGCCACCATGGCGCTGCTGTCCTTCAGATGCCTGCCTGACGTTAAACCCGCAAGGGAGACGGGGTATTTGAGCGTCATGGCGCAACTGCCGGGCTTACTGCGTAACGTGCGGCTTATTGAATCTGCCGTCACCGGAGAGGCATGGTTTTTCGTCTTTAGCCTGCTATGGGTGACCATTATGCTTCATCTGCAAAGGCCGCCACTCCGTCTGCCTGCGGGAACTGTCGGATTATTTGGCCTGGCGGGTATCGTCGGTCTTGTACTGGCGAACTATGCGGGAAAACTGGCTGACCGTTTCGGATGTCGCAGCGTGATTTTTGGCGGAATGGTATTCGTGGTTGTGGGAATAGCCATACTGTTTCTTTTTCCTGCGTCCTTACCGGGAATTACGCTGGGCATAATATTATTCGATTTAGGGTGTTTTGCCGCGCAGGTGGCTAACCAGACGCGGGTACTCGGATTACATCCGGATAAAAGAAGCAGCCTCTATGCGCTTTATATGTTCTTTTATTATGCATTGGGCGCAGCCGGGTCCGTTACCGGCCCGTGGGTTTATGAAAGGTGGGACTGGCAGGGCATCTGTTTACTGAGCCTCGTCATGGTGATGATAGCGATGATAACCACCGCGATAGGGCATTTTAACGAGAATAGCGTCACCCACGTTTCGAACTAA
- a CDS encoding Rid family hydrolase, which produces MFVSPSDERHDIVESKRLITSGSSWEEAFGFSRAVEADGWLYISKTGPLNSCGEIESDDISRQTECVLNKIRGILESSGYAIDDVIQSRLYLTEIEEWQQVARIHGHYFRDSRPAFTLLHVLPFPEKKMKVAIDIVAKKRQGAINE; this is translated from the coding sequence ATGTTTGTTTCACCCAGTGATGAAAGGCATGACATTGTGGAATCAAAAAGACTTATTACTTCCGGCAGCAGCTGGGAGGAGGCTTTCGGTTTCTCGCGAGCGGTAGAAGCAGACGGTTGGCTATATATTTCGAAAACGGGACCTCTTAATTCTTGTGGTGAGATTGAATCGGATGATATCTCACGGCAAACGGAATGTGTTCTAAATAAGATCAGGGGGATACTTGAATCCAGTGGTTATGCAATAGACGACGTAATACAAAGCAGGCTTTATCTGACTGAAATTGAAGAATGGCAGCAGGTAGCGCGTATCCATGGACACTATTTCCGTGATTCCCGACCTGCATTTACGTTATTGCATGTCCTACCGTTTCCCGAGAAAAAAATGAAAGTTGCAATTGATATTGTGGCAAAAAAAAGACAGGGGGCAATTAATGAGTGA
- the cbl gene encoding HTH-type transcriptional regulator Cbl translates to MNFQQLKIIREAARRDYNLTEVANMLYTSQSGVSRHIRELEEELGIEIFIRRGKRLLGMTEPGKALLTIAERILNEASNVRRLADLFTNDASGVLTIATTHTQARYSLPPVIKAFRELFPDVRLELIQGTPQEIEVLLQNGGADIGIASERLSNDPLLAAFPWFRWHHSLLLPVDHPLNQVSPLTLEDIAKWPLITYRQGITGRSRIDEAFNRKGLAPDVVLSAQDSDVIKTYVELGLGIGLVAEQSSGEREDGNLVRLDTRHLFDANTVWLGLKRGQLQRNYVWRFIELCNAGLSVDEIKRQVMEPEEVAIDYQI, encoded by the coding sequence GTGAATTTCCAGCAACTTAAAATTATCCGTGAGGCGGCCAGGCGGGACTATAACCTGACCGAAGTCGCCAATATGCTTTATACCTCTCAGTCCGGCGTCAGCCGCCACATTCGCGAGCTGGAAGAGGAGCTCGGCATAGAGATCTTCATCCGTCGCGGCAAGCGGCTGCTCGGCATGACGGAGCCGGGTAAGGCATTGCTCACCATCGCTGAGCGGATCCTCAACGAGGCCAGCAACGTGCGTCGTCTGGCTGACCTCTTCACCAATGACGCCTCGGGCGTGCTCACCATCGCCACCACCCACACCCAGGCGCGCTACAGCCTGCCGCCGGTGATTAAAGCGTTCCGCGAACTTTTCCCTGACGTCCGTCTGGAGCTTATCCAGGGTACGCCGCAGGAAATTGAAGTGCTGCTGCAAAACGGTGGGGCGGATATCGGCATTGCCAGCGAGCGCCTGAGCAACGACCCGCTGCTGGCGGCGTTCCCCTGGTTCCGCTGGCATCACAGCCTGTTACTCCCGGTCGATCATCCGCTGAATCAGGTTTCGCCCCTGACGCTGGAAGACATTGCCAAATGGCCGCTGATTACCTACCGCCAGGGCATTACCGGACGGTCGCGCATTGATGAAGCCTTCAACCGCAAAGGGCTCGCGCCGGACGTGGTGCTGAGCGCGCAGGATTCTGACGTGATTAAAACCTACGTCGAGCTGGGTCTGGGCATTGGCCTGGTGGCGGAACAGTCCAGCGGAGAGCGCGAAGACGGAAACCTGGTGCGTCTTGATACGCGTCACCTGTTTGACGCCAACACCGTCTGGCTCGGCCTGAAGCGCGGACAGCTGCAGCGCAACTATGTATGGCGCTTTATCGAACTCTGTAACGCCGGGCTGTCCGTTGATGAGATTAAACGTCAGGTGATGGAGCCGGAAGAAGTGGCGATTGATTATCAGATTTAA